Below is a genomic region from Methanomassiliicoccus sp..
ACAGTCATCGCATATCAGTGAACAGTGGCTTTTCAACAAACCCTTTTCTTCCCTTATAAAAAACACGTTTGGTAAGGACGATATGTTGGGATGTTGGTCTACAATATCGATCTTTCTAATGGATACGCATGGTCCCAAGATGTGAGTTCGCATCAGGTCTCGACCTTAACACCCTCAACTCCTGTATCGACGATGAACGGGATCCCTCCCCGATTTCGAATAGCTTTGGCGACCTTCTCGGGGGCATCGGTGAGAGCGATCATGCTACCGCCGCCTCCGGCACCGGTGAGCTTAGCACCATAGGAGTAGGGGAGCGCGGCGTTGACCAACTTCTGCAATGGAGGAGTGCATACTCCCAAAATGCTCAGAAGGCCGTGGTTCCGGTTCATGAGCCTCCCCAGGCCTTCGACGTCCCCTGATCCCATTCTTTGCAGTCCTTCCAGAGTGATTGCGCCTATCTCGTCGATGATCTCCCTGGCGAAGCGGGTGCGGTCGACGTACCGCTTCACCTTGGCCACCAACGGGCCCGTGGGCGCTTTGTAACCAGTGAACCCCACCACCAGGGTCATGTCCGGAACCGTGCAGTCGTGGATGTACCAGCTGCGAGTGTCCTTGGATATGTGCCATAGAAGATCGGGCCCGCGCTCAGAGGAGATGAATATGCCCTTTCCATGGGCGGACACGGATGTATCGATGGGGCTGGCCCTACCCTGCACCAGGGATTCGACGTCGAAAGCCTGTCGGGCTATGGCCTCTTCCGCGAACTCGTTCTTCAGGCTGGCGATGGCCCCCAGAGTGGCCACGGTCACTGCTGCCGACGAGCCCAGGCCTGAACCGGAAGGCAGTTCAGATTGGATCTCGACCTCTAACGGTCCCCCGTTCCAGCTTTGTTCGATGGCGGTATTGATGTATGAGCCTTGATGGGACATCGTCAGTCCTCCAGCGCCGGTCTGGTCATCAACGACCTGGGCCCTGCATCTTGACCTCAGACCGATGGCCAGGGCAATAGCCGGCCTCCCGAAGACCACAGCGTGCTCCCCCAGGAGGATCACCTTTCCAGGCGCCGATGTCACCACCATGTCCGTCCCATTCACTTCCAGGATTAAACCATTTCCTATTGTCCAGTCATCTCAGGACAAGGTTATGGACATTTGTGAATAAGGATATCTTAATATATGCCTAGTTCTAATAAAATTCCGTAAGAGAAAGGAGATGATGATGTTGACGGACAGGTGCGCGGTCATGACCACGCTGAATGGTGAGATGGTGGAGTGGAAGGTTTTCGATACGCCGGACCAGGCCATGCCCTATTACGTTTCGGGTATGTCCAAGCTACAGCGGTCCCTGAGGTCCCCGGAGAGTGACGGCAGGTGGGAGATAATGCTCTGCCAGATCACCCAATATGCCCTTTCCAGATGAACGGACGCTCAAAGCATAATGGTTTTATCCAGAACAACGCACCATGGAAGCCCAAGGAGGGGTCGACGCCGGCCTCCTTATACCAGGGCCGACAGGGTGCAGGCAATTTTTCATGACCGAGTGGTGTGAGCTCAACGCCCGCAACCCAGCAGGATGCGCATCTGGGCAGCGTCCATGCGCACGTCCTGATACTCCACGACGACCTTCTCCACGTTGCGCCCGGTGGACCTCTCGAAAAGCCAGTCCACTACCCTGCAGGCCCCGCGCTCTGACCGCAGCTCTACATCAAAATGGAGTATTATGGGGAAGTGCTTGACCCGGCCCGTGAACATCCTGCGGTAGGTCAAGTAGGCATCGTCACCTAGGGCCAGGTCGCAGCCTTCGGGAACGGACCCCATTCCCATGAGGACGCATATAAGTTCAGGATCGAAAGTGTGGACCTCCAGCTTCATGTCCTGATATCACTATCCTTGATGAGGTCATAAACGTTGAGCGGAGGCCTTTCGCTTCTCGGCGACAGGGTCCTTTATTCTTAGCAGCGGCAGCCCCACGAGCACCATCACCACGGCCGCCACCAGGAAGGGGGTTGTTCCTATCGGTGATCCCGCCTCCCCTGCGATGGAGGCCAGCGCTATCGGGGCGATGACGAAGCCCAGGTCCCCCATGGTTCGGAACAGGCCCATGGCGCCCCCCAGGTCCGCGGGGACGCAGACGTCGGCAATCCACGCTGCGATGGGGCCCGACAACCCTATCGTCAGGCCAATGGCCATGAGGATCAGGGTCAGTCCCAGGGCATCGGTCACCATCGGTATAAGGAGGGTGAGGAGGGCCAGCAGCACGATGGAACCAAAGAGGAAGGGTTTTCGCCCGTAGATGTCCGTCAACCTCCCTGCCAGGACCATCGTTACCAGGTTGCACACGGCTCCAACGGTAAGGATCGCTCCCAACGTCCCTTCACCCATGTTCAGGTTGTACTTGGAGAACAGGGGTACCATGGTGTTGAGGATGCCCTGGCGGGTCACGAAGATGCCTATGGTCGCAAGGTTGATGGCCAGGAGATCGAGGCGTACGAACAGGCTTCCCAGTTGACGTAGGGTTATGATCTTGGCCTCCCCAGGTTCAGGCCGCACGTCCTCTATCCAGTAGACCACCATGAGGGTGGATACGGCAGCGCACAATCCGTATACCAGGAAAGGAGCCCCCAGCCCGAAGTGGTCCGCGACAAAGCCTCCCACGGCTGGTCCGAAGGACGTGCCGACCAGGAACATGCTGATGTAGAAGGACAGGTGGACGCCACGGGACCCCTCGGGGGCCAGGCGGCTAACGGCGGTTATGGAGGTGGTGGTGTACAGTGCGGAGCCTACTCCTTCCATGATCCGGGCGGTGAGGAGCATCTCATAATTGACGGCGAGACCCGCCGCTATTGAGGAGATGGCGATTATAATCAGGCCCAGCAGCATGAAGCGTTTCATGCCCACCAAGGAAGCGAACATCCCCGCGGGGATGTCCAGAAGTACTCGGGCCACGGCGAAGGCGGAGATGAGAAGACCCACGAGGCCGAGGGATACACCAAATCCAAGGGCGTAGGCGGGCAGCACCGGTGAGATGATGGAGACCCCCATCATCACGAAGAACGCCACTACTGACAGTACCAGGGTCGGACGGAACTCAGGCCGCAGGGGCCCACCTCAATATCGTTCACAGGCTGTACTTGTCAGCCATCTCTTCCAAGGCATCGTTGGGGGTCTTTCCGTCCAGATCGTCACGAGGCTTGTTCCACCACTCCTCCTCGAACTGTGCGAGCGCCGATGTCAGATTCTCCTCATTGCTGAAGTTGTCACCCTCGCTCTTCTTGAAGTCCTCTCGAAAGGTCCTCAGGAGGTCCACGTCGTACTTCTGGTTCACCATGGTCACGGTGATGTAGTCATCGAGGTTGCGGGCGTAGGCCAGAGCCATGTCTTCGGGAACGACGTCCATGGTCATGTCCAGCAGGGCGTTGGTCAGGGTCAGGAACAGTACCTCTTCCCGGGATTCCTGGGGCACGGACTTGTCGGATATTACCTCTACAAGGCTGGGGAACCATGCATCCCTGAGTGCATAGCTGCGGTTCTGGTTCTTGCCGAAGATCACCCTCTCGGCCAACGTGTCCAGGTCCTCGACCAGCTCCTCGCATGAGGGGAGGTCATTGGTCTTCACCGGCTTCTTGCTGCGGATAGGCTTTCCCCTTACTGCCTTGTCCATCTTCGAGTTGCCTTTTTTCACTGGCCTTACGGTCTTCTTATCGCTCTTCAATTTTGATCTCCCCGTTCAGGTGCATTTCCCTCCGCCCCACCGTTCCTTCGCGCGAAGTGTCCAGTGAGCTAGAGGCGGGCGTTGGTCGTTCGAATAAAGGACATGCCGGTATAAAGACCCTCTTTATCACCTATAGTAGGGGGTCAAAGCCCTTCGACCACCTTTTTGACGATCTCCAGGCCCTTCTCGATGCTCTCCTCGGAGGCTGCGTAGGAGAAGCGCAAGTGTCCCTCCCCCCGCTCGCCGAAGGCTGAGCCCGGTGCGCTGATGACGCCGTTGGCGACCAGCGTGTGAGACAGCTTTCTGGAATCAATGTCCTTCTCGTACGAGGGGAAGGTGTAGAAGGCTCCCTCGGGCCTGTGGCATTTGAACCCCTCGATATCGTTGAGCCGGTCCACCATGATATCCCTTCGTCGCCTGAACAGCGGATTGAGGTCCTTGGTGAACTTCTCCTGGATATCGAACACCTTGGCGATGGCATACTGCGGCGTGGTGGGGGGACAGGCCACCAGCTGGTACTGCATCTTCGCGATGTGGTTCACCAGGTCCAGCGGTGCTGTCAGGTAGCCGAGCCTCCAACCGGGGACGGCGAATGATTTGGAGAAGGAGTTGAGTACCACCGAACGTTCGATGAGCTCATTGAAGGAGTGGTGCTTACCGTCGTAGATGAAATCCTCGTACACCTCATCGGACACCACCCACAGGTCGTTGTCGGTGGCCAGGTCCGCCAGGGCTTGGAAGTTCTCCCGCGTCAGCACCGAGCCGGTGGGATTGGACGGAGAATTAACCACCAGACCCTTGGTCCTCGGAGTGATCAGCTCCTTCATGGCCTCGATGTCGGGCTGGAAACCGTCCTCATCGAGGAGGGGGTATGGAACTGGCTTTGCCTCCGCGAGCATGCTGTCCGGCTCGTACAGGACGAATCCAGGTTCCGGGATCAGGATCTCATCGCCAGGATCGAATAGTGTCTGGAAGGTCGCCATCGTTCCCTGGGTCCCGGACGCGGTGATGATGACGTTCTCCCTCCCTATGTCCTTCCTGTACTTCTGGACCTTTCCCGCGATCAGATCCCGGAGCTCATCGATCCCCTTGGTGGGCCCGTATCGGTGGCAGTCCTTGTCCAGAGCCTCCTTGTACGCCTCCCGGGCTTCCACCGGGGGAACGCAGTCCAACTCGCCCAGCCCTAGGTTTATGGCGTTCCTGCTCGCCATCTCAAATATCTCTCTTACGCCCGAGGGCTTGATCGACATCACACGCTTGGAGACCATGAGGCGTGAGAACGTCTAACAGGGTATATGCCTTTTGCTGACCGAGGGGGTATCTGTCCGTTCACAGGACAGAAGAGAGCTTTTCCTAACTTCTCGTTCAGAAATGCCATCCCTGCAAGAATATGGATATCTGGATATTTATATTCCAAGAGCGATACGGATGTGGCTCAGGAACGGCCTGCCGTGGCCGATCACAAACTCGAGCCCTTTTAATTGGCTGTCGTAATCGGAGAGAGATCAAATGGGGATGCACGAACGTAGAACAGGTTTCTTAGTGGCAATGACCTTGTGGATGCTGGTGGTGGCGATGATCGCTCTCGCCATACCTTGGGGGGCAGGGGGCGCGGTGACCCTCACCCCAGAGCAGGAGGGGACCCTCGCTGAGAAGTACTCTCCGACATTGTACTTCCATGGCGGGGAGGAGGTGTATCCGGTCGCCGTATCGTATTTCATTAACAACAGCAATCTGAACGAGAGCGTGGCCGATACTGCCGTCCTGATAACGGCCGATCCCACGTCAGCAGGCCTTGCCAGCTACTCTAGCACCACTCGCAACTTTTACCTTGACAATCAATTGGGCACAATAGAGGACCGTGGGATCATCGACGCCTACAGGTCCAACGAGAGCTCTCTGGGATACACGGTGTACTCCCATGTGACCACAGATGGGACCCAGGTGGCCGTCCAGTATTGGTTCTTCTATGTGTTCAATTTCGGGACCTACAATGATCACGAGGGGGACTGGGAGATGATCGAGGTCATCCTCGACGATGACCTCGAGCCGATAATGGTAGGTTACAGCCAGCATGAAGCGGGCCAGCAGGCAGCATGGTCCCAGGTGGAGAAGGCGGGGGACGGTCCCGTGGCCTATGTGGCCAAGGGCAGCCATGCCAACTACTTCCGGTCCTTCCAGGGCAAGATGGGACCAGCCCAGGATGAGGTCGCCGGGAACGGGAAGGTACTGAGGCCTGTGGACTACGACCTCGTGGTACTGGGCGAGACCGGGGCCGGCAACCGCCCTGCGGACCAGGGCTGGATCGACTACTCTGGCCGTTGGGGGGACTGGGGGAACCAGACATCGGACTTCATGGGGCAAAGGGGACCTCAGGGGCCGGCCTACCGCATGGCTGGGACCATGTGGTCGGGCCTGGGTTGGGCCGATTCGCGGGAGGCCCTAGATGAGTGGGTTCTCACCCTGGAGCTCCTGCTATCGTTCATGTGGCTCATCCTTGTGGCCTTGTTAATCATAGCCCTGGTGCTCATGGTCGGACGGATAATGGTCAAGCGTAGGAAGGGAGAACAAATCAAGCCGATCATCTCCCTCTTGGATTTCAGCGGGGGAACCGGGCAGAAGATTGGCAACATCCTGGTCATTGCCGGGGTTGTCCTGGGTCTCATAGGCGCGTTCCTGCCCTTCTATGAGGCGTCCGCCAATGTTCAGACCGGCCAGTTCGCCACCGACGGCTACCAGCGGGTGCTTCTCGTGGATGGCATATCAGGGATAAGCATCAACACCCTGATACAGGGCGGGGTGCAGCAGATAGCGGCCCTGCCCTTCCCCATCTGGGCCTTGATAGTGGTCGGCCTCCTCGCTTTCATAATGTCGTTGGTGGCACAGCGCCCCCGACGAGCGGGATTAAAGTACCTGACCAGGGGGATCGCCCTGCTGCTCCCGCTGATCATCACATTGGTGGTCGTTGGATCGCTGGTAGGTCTCCTCAGCGGCTTCAATGTGCCGATAGGGGATGCTTCCATGGAGGAGGTGCTTTCGACCATTGCCAGCAATCCACTGGGTGGCGATGTGGAGGTGGTCACACCTGACTACGGAACTGTGGGGCTTCTGTGGGGCATCGGGATCGGCGCCTATGTTCTGACCGTGGCCGGGCTGCTGTTGATAGCCGGCGGGGTGCTGGTGCTGATGTCGCGCAAGAGAGAGGCGGCACCGGCGACGACGATGCCTCAGGAAATCCAGAGTTGATGTCAAAGGGCCTTCAGGGCCCGTCAAACCCTTTTCCATCATTTCTGACCCTGGTCCTCCAACTGCGAGGAAGGACCTTTGGACTGACCCCCCAATCACCGTCCATAATATGTGAAGGTGATATCTCGCTGTGGCCTGTCCTTGGAAAAAGGAACCGTGACTCCGGTAATGGTTCTTGTACTAGGATTTAAGAAAAAAGAACGTGTCGGCGTTCGCTCGCCGACAGAGAAATCGCCTTTACTTCTTTATTTTCTTCTTGATCTTGTCGCCAGCTTCAGAGAGATCCTTCTTCAGCTCACCACCAGCTTCCTTGATCTCTCCACCGACCTTCTTCGCTCCGTCCTTCAGCTTGTCGTCGAACTCGTACTTTCCCTTCTTCTCAGCCATTTATTAACCTCCATAGTAGTATCGAGTTCATGGTTAAATGATTTTTTTATCAACGGCCATTGCTCCCAGTTCTGTATGGCCCATGGAGAGATACTCTGGTATGAGAAAAAAATGTGGTCGGGGCTCGTCCCCTGACCACATTACTTCTTGCGTTTGAACACGACCAACACGCCAGCGATGGCGACAATGGCCGCTGCCACTATCCCCATCAGTACCAGGGGATTGCCCAGAATGTCCCCCAGCGGATCGCTCTCCGTCGCATACGCCACGTTGAAGCTCGTGGTACCAGTGGCGGTCTGACCGGAGGAATCAGTTGCGCGCACGGTCAGATGGTGGGTCCCATTGGAGAGGCCGCTAAAGGTGACCGAGGTGTTTGTCGCATCGATGGCGGTGTAGCTGCCGCCGTCCAGGGAGTACTCCAGCTTGGTGATGGAGGAGGACGTGAAGGGTGTGGTGAAGTTGATGGTCACGTTCCCATCTGGGTAGGTCACACCATTTTCAGAGAACACCACTATTGGTGTGGCATCGCCGAGAGTGAAACCTTCGCTCTTGATGCTCTCGCTGTTACCGGCCAGGTCGGTGGCGTAGAACTCCACGGTGTGCGTGCCATCGGTCATGACGGTGACGTCATCGTTGTATGTAGTCCAGCTGCCGCCGTCAAGGCGGTAGTGGATGCTACCCACGCCCGAGCTGCCATCTGTGGCCGTCAGGCTGAAGATGACGTTTCCATTGAAGGATCCGCCGTCCTTGGTGCCGTTGAGCGTGATGCTGCTGATCGGGGCCACACTATCCACGATCGTCCAGGCGTCAGCTGAGCTGGGGACGTCCTCCACTACATCGAGCTGGTCGGTGGCCCGCGTGTAGAACTCGTACTTTCCGTCGGAGGGAGCCACGAAGTCGATGGGGCTGGATACGAACTTCCCGTCAGGCCTCAGGGACGTTGTGTACTTCGTCCAGCTACCACTCTCGTCCACGCGGTACCACAGGGTGATCCACTTCAGCCCCACCTGGGGGTCGTTGTGCGTGTAGCTCACCGGGAAGCTGCGGTTCTCGTAGGCTGGGAGGTCGGAGACCTCGGAGGCCAGGGGAAGTGTGGGCAGAGGGTCCGAGCCGACAACGCTGATGTCATCAAGGAATACGCCCTCCTTCATGCCACCGTTGACGATGGTGATGCCCTCGGATGCGAATGCATTGCTGGCATCTCCTCCCACGGGCGCCACGGTTCCGGAAACGAACTCGAAGCCCACCATGGTGGCGTCCTTAGGCAGATCTAACGTTACCTGGATCCAGCTCTTGGCGATCGCCTGCTGATAGGTGTCATTCCACAGAACATGCTTCGTGAGGTTGCCTGCCGCCGTGGATCCCGTGTAGTATATGGCGTTCAGGAAGTCATAGCCGACGGTAGTGCTGGTTCCCGGCTGCTTGGCATCCGACTGGCCGGTGTCCGAGTAGAACCAGAAGGTCATTGTCAGTGTGCCATAGTACTTGACGTTCTCGTTAAGCACCTTGCGCATGATGGAGTCCTGTTCGGTGTCGTACCTCATCACCCAGTTGCTCTGATCGGTGCTGGTGTTCGCGGTGATGTTGGTGTCAAGGCACTGGGCACCGCTTCTGGTGTAATGGGAATTGTACCCTATCTTAGCGCAATAAACAGCATGGGTCCCTCCGTGTACCTCATGCATGGTACGGCACCAATAATCACTGTCGGTCGATAGATTGGCCTTGTTGCCGTCGTACCTTTCCCACTGCACGTTCCAAAGGTCGTAGGTCGCCTCTTCAGCGGTTTCCGAGATGAACGTTTCCGTGGGGCTAGATGCCGACGCGCCCATGGGCACC
It encodes:
- a CDS encoding Vps62-related protein produces the protein MGMHERRTGFLVAMTLWMLVVAMIALAIPWGAGGAVTLTPEQEGTLAEKYSPTLYFHGGEEVYPVAVSYFINNSNLNESVADTAVLITADPTSAGLASYSSTTRNFYLDNQLGTIEDRGIIDAYRSNESSLGYTVYSHVTTDGTQVAVQYWFFYVFNFGTYNDHEGDWEMIEVILDDDLEPIMVGYSQHEAGQQAAWSQVEKAGDGPVAYVAKGSHANYFRSFQGKMGPAQDEVAGNGKVLRPVDYDLVVLGETGAGNRPADQGWIDYSGRWGDWGNQTSDFMGQRGPQGPAYRMAGTMWSGLGWADSREALDEWVLTLELLLSFMWLILVALLIIALVLMVGRIMVKRRKGEQIKPIISLLDFSGGTGQKIGNILVIAGVVLGLIGAFLPFYEASANVQTGQFATDGYQRVLLVDGISGISINTLIQGGVQQIAALPFPIWALIVVGLLAFIMSLVAQRPRRAGLKYLTRGIALLLPLIITLVVVGSLVGLLSGFNVPIGDASMEEVLSTIASNPLGGDVEVVTPDYGTVGLLWGIGIGAYVLTVAGLLLIAGGVLVLMSRKREAAPATTMPQEIQS
- a CDS encoding aminotransferase class I/II-fold pyridoxal phosphate-dependent enzyme — its product is MSIKPSGVREIFEMASRNAINLGLGELDCVPPVEAREAYKEALDKDCHRYGPTKGIDELRDLIAGKVQKYRKDIGRENVIITASGTQGTMATFQTLFDPGDEILIPEPGFVLYEPDSMLAEAKPVPYPLLDEDGFQPDIEAMKELITPRTKGLVVNSPSNPTGSVLTRENFQALADLATDNDLWVVSDEVYEDFIYDGKHHSFNELIERSVVLNSFSKSFAVPGWRLGYLTAPLDLVNHIAKMQYQLVACPPTTPQYAIAKVFDIQEKFTKDLNPLFRRRRDIMVDRLNDIEGFKCHRPEGAFYTFPSYEKDIDSRKLSHTLVANGVISAPGSAFGERGEGHLRFSYAASEESIEKGLEIVKKVVEGL
- a CDS encoding MFS transporter encodes the protein MAFFVMMGVSIISPVLPAYALGFGVSLGLVGLLISAFAVARVLLDIPAGMFASLVGMKRFMLLGLIIIAISSIAAGLAVNYEMLLTARIMEGVGSALYTTTSITAVSRLAPEGSRGVHLSFYISMFLVGTSFGPAVGGFVADHFGLGAPFLVYGLCAAVSTLMVVYWIEDVRPEPGEAKIITLRQLGSLFVRLDLLAINLATIGIFVTRQGILNTMVPLFSKYNLNMGEGTLGAILTVGAVCNLVTMVLAGRLTDIYGRKPFLFGSIVLLALLTLLIPMVTDALGLTLILMAIGLTIGLSGPIAAWIADVCVPADLGGAMGLFRTMGDLGFVIAPIALASIAGEAGSPIGTTPFLVAAVVMVLVGLPLLRIKDPVAEKRKASAQRL
- the mvk gene encoding mevalonate kinase, which produces MVVTSAPGKVILLGEHAVVFGRPAIALAIGLRSRCRAQVVDDQTGAGGLTMSHQGSYINTAIEQSWNGGPLEVEIQSELPSGSGLGSSAAVTVATLGAIASLKNEFAEEAIARQAFDVESLVQGRASPIDTSVSAHGKGIFISSERGPDLLWHISKDTRSWYIHDCTVPDMTLVVGFTGYKAPTGPLVAKVKRYVDRTRFAREIIDEIGAITLEGLQRMGSGDVEGLGRLMNRNHGLLSILGVCTPPLQKLVNAALPYSYGAKLTGAGGGGSMIALTDAPEKVAKAIRNRGGIPFIVDTGVEGVKVET